One segment of Chionomys nivalis chromosome 3, mChiNiv1.1, whole genome shotgun sequence DNA contains the following:
- the LOC130870945 gene encoding olfactory receptor 5K1: MVEENHTMKHEFILTGFTDYPEMKALLFVVFFVIYLITMVGNMGLMILISKERSLHTPMYIFLGNLALVDSCCACAITPKMLGNFFSQDRIISLYECMAQFYFLCTVETADCFLLAAMAYDRYVAICNPLQYHTMMSKKLCLQMTTGAFIAGNLHSMIHVGLLFRLAFCGSNHINHFYCDILPLYRLSCVDPYVNELVLFVFSGSIQVFTIGSVLISYLYIVFTIFQMKSKEGRIKAFSTCASHFLSVSLFYGSLFFMYIRPNLLEEGDKDIPAAILFTIVVPLLNPFIYSLRNKEVKNVLKKLLMKKIISRSFKQASAIA, translated from the coding sequence ATGGTTGAAGAAAATCACACCATGAAACATGAGTTTATCCTCACAGGATTTACAGACTATCCAGAAATGAAGGCCCTTCTGTTTGTGGTATTCTTTGTCATCTATCTAATCACCATGGTAGGGAATATGGGCCTGATGATTCTGATTTCCAAAGAACGTTCTcttcacacaccaatgtacatcttTCTGGGCAATCTGGCTCTCGTGGATTCTTGCTGTGCCTGTGCTATTACTCCTAAAATGTTGGGGAACTTTTTTTCTCAGGACAGAATAATCTCTCTGTATGAATGCATGgcacagttttattttctttgcactGTTGAAACTGCAGACTGCTTCCTTCTGGCAgcaatggcctatgaccgctacgTAGCCATATGTAACCCACTGCAGTACCACACCATGATGTCCAAGAAGCTCTGCCTTCAAATGACCACAGGGGCCTTCATAGCTGGAAACCTGCATTCCATGATTCATGTGGGGCTACTATTTAGACTGGCATTCTGTGGGTCTAATCACATCAACCACTTTTATTGTGACATTCTTCCTTTGTACAGACTCTCCTGTGTTGATCCCTATGTCAACGAGCTTGTGCTGTTTGTCTTCTCAGGCTCAATTCAAGTTTTCACAATAGGCAGTGTCCTCATATCTTACCTTTATATTGTTTTTACAATTTTTCAAATGAAGTCCAAAGAGGGGAGGATCAAAGCCTTCTCTACCTGTGCGTCTCACTTTCTGTCCGTCTCATTATTCTATGGATCTCTTTTTTTCATGTACATTAGGCCAAATTTGCTAGAAGAAGGAGATAAAGATATACCAGCCGCTATTTTGTTTACAATAGTAGTTCCCTTACTGAATCCTTTTATTTATAGCTtgagaaataaagaagtaaagaatgtcttgaaaaaacttctgatgaaaaaaataatctcaaGAAGTTTTAAACAAGCATCTGCTATAGCTTAA